In one Silene latifolia isolate original U9 population chromosome 10, ASM4854445v1, whole genome shotgun sequence genomic region, the following are encoded:
- the LOC141605115 gene encoding U-box domain-containing protein 33-like isoform X5, protein MDSNKIYVAIGEDVEERESTLRWVLNGFMEYTICVIYVHVPAKRIPLPSGLELPVRLVRKNELEAFRAQETEKVSCQTTFVEKDSITEGILELIYQLRIQKLVMGAAANHKYWRGMTKLRSRKATNVLQFAPDFCHVWFICKEHLIYKRESVLEQSVMEQSLYTEEMLPNSSEIDNQSDFGIPFSQEPLTHLRHSVLCDHERSPVKPGQSSTVSYSQSLSGIILPVSSFVNEDFTEQHVAEFSNVPQSRNQHLGSSSPSAKPVESPCYEELRLKKVMKEEAANMKKMLSKVSLKLTEALSHKMSLERQVEKCHLKLENLERKLFSEMALSQKYKNERYKLQIEHDGVLREIQELKQPQRFLFEFPYFELQKATNCFDPSLKIGEGGCGSMYKGFLHHNNVAIKLLAPNCVQNHREFVEQVSCLSNLRHANIVILMGACREPWALVYEYLPGGTLEDRPALPWQMRIRIAMDICSALIFLHSTQPTGISHCDLSPKKLLLDANLTCKITDFSLLKKDTKSMKLELDVYSYGILVLYLLTGKQAALGIVKEVECALKIGALNSILDPLAGDCSYVQAEQLAHMALRCCSTNRNDCPDLASDVWRVLAPMRASCSSLSSFLLASPDQPPDCFICPILQEIMEDPHFAADGFTYEAEAIKGWLESGHDTSPMTNMNLANLNLIPNRALRSVIKEWQQFTSTQ, encoded by the exons atgGATTCCAACAAAATATATGTAGCAATTGGAGAAGATGTTGAAGAAAGAGAATCAACTCTTAGATGGGTTTTGAATGGGTTTATGGAATATACTATTTGTGTTATTTATGTTCATGTGCCCGCCAAGAGGATTCCTTTGCCAA GTGGTTTAGAACTTCCTGTGCGTTTAGTCAGGAAAAATGAACTTGAAGCATTCAGAGCACAGGAAACAGAAAAG GTGTCTTGTCAGACGACATTTGTTGAGAAGGATTCCATAACGGAGGGAATATTGGAGCTCATATATCAGCTGAGAATACAAAAACTAGTGATGGGTGCGGCAGCCAACCATAAATATTGGAG GGGGATGACAAAACTGAGGTCACGGAAGGCGACAAATGTGCTTCAGTTTGCTCCTGACTTCTGTCATGTCTGGTTCATATGCAAAGAACATCTGATCTATAAAAG GGAGAGTGTGTTGGAACAAAGTGTTATGGAACAAAGTCTTTATACTGAAGAGATGCTGCCAAATTCATCTGAGATTGATAATCAATCTGACTTTGGAATCCCTTTTAGTCAAGAACCACTGACCCATTTGAGACATTCTGTACTCTGTGATCATGAACGAAGTCCCGTTAAACCTGGCCAATCATCAACGGTCAGTTATTCACAGTCATTATCTGGTATCATTTTACCCGTTTCATCATTTGTCAATGAAGATTTCACTGAACAACATGTAGCCGAGTTTTCTAACGTGCCTCAGAGCCGTAATCAGCATCTAGGTTCATCATCTCCTTCA GCAAAACCAGTCGAAAGCCCTTGCTACGAAGAACTGAGACTGAAGAAAGTGATGAAGGAAGAAGCTGCAAACATGAAGAAGATGCTCTCTAAGGTATCACTGAAACTCACAGAAGCCCTGAGTCACAAGATGTCACTTGAAAGACAAGTTGAGAAATGCCATCTCAAGTTAGAGAACTTGGAGAGGAAACTATTCTCTGAAATGGCATTgtctcaaaaatacaaaaatgagcgcTACAAGTTGCAGATAGAACACGACGGTGTTCTCAGAGAAATTCAAGAGTTGAAACAACCTCAGAGATTCCTTTTCGAGTTCCCTTACTTTGAACTCCAGAAAGCCACTAACTGCTTTGACCCATCCCTTAAAATAGGAGAGGGAGGCTGTGGGAGTATGTACAAAGGCTTCCTTCATCATAATAACGTGGCAATTAAGCTTCTTGCCCCTAACTGTGTGCAAAATCATCGCGAATTTGTTGAACAG GTCAGCTGTCTAAGTAATCTTCGACATGCAAACATTGTTATTCTCATGGGTGCCTGTCGAGAGCCTTGGGCTCTCGTTTATGAGTATCTTCCTGGTGGGACCCTTGAGGACCGACCTGCATTGCCCTGGCAAATGAGAATCCGGATAGCCATGGATATCTGTTCTGCACTCATATTCCTTCATTCAACCCAACCTACTGGCATTTCCCATTGTGACTTGTCGCCCAAGAAACTACTCCTTGATGCAAACTTAACCTGCAAGATAACTGATTTTAGTCTACTCAAAAAGGACACGAAATCAATGAAGCTTGAGTTAGATGTATATTCTTATGGGATTTTAGTGTTGTATTTATTGACCGGAAAACAAGCAGCCTTGGGGATAGTTAAGGAAGTGGAGTGTGCTTTGAAGATAGGTGCTCTTAATAGCATATTGGACCCTCTTGCTGGAGACTGTTCTTATGTTCAGGCTGAACAACTGGCACACATGGCTTTAAGGTGCTGCAGTACAAACAGAAATGACTGCCCTGACCTTGCATCTGATGTTTGGAGGGTTCTTGCACCTATGCGAGCCTCATGTTCGAGCTTATCCTCATTTTTGCTGGCTTCTCCGGACCAACCACCTGATTGTTTCATATGCCCCATTCTCCAG GAAATAATGGAGGATCCACATTTTGCTGCTGATGGGTTTACATATGAAGCAGAGGCTATTAAAGGCTGGCTCGAAAGCGGACACGATACTTCACCTATGACTAATATGAATCTTGCAAATCTTAATCTTATTCCTAATCGTGCTCTTCGGTCAGTGATTAAAGAATGGCAACAGTTTACATCAACTCAGTAA
- the LOC141605115 gene encoding U-box domain-containing protein 33-like isoform X2 produces MDSNKIYVAIGEDVEERESTLRWVLNGFMEYTICVIYVHVPAKRIPLPSGLELPVRLVRKNELEAFRAQETEKVLQILDDCIKMCAVLRVSCQTTFVEKDSITEGILELIYQLRIQKLVMGAAANHKYWRGMTKLRSRKATNVLQFAPDFCHVWFICKEHLIYKRESVLEQSVMEQSLYTEEMLPNSSEIDNQSDFGIPFSQEPLTHLRHSVLCDHERSPVKPGQSSTVSYSQSLSGIILPVSSFVNEDFTEQHVAEFSNVPQSRNQHLGSSSPSAKPVESPCYEELRLKKVMKEEAANMKKMLSKVSLKLTEALSHKMSLERQVEKCHLKLENLERKLFSEMALSQKYKNERYKLQIEHDGVLREIQELKQPQRFLFEFPYFELQKATNCFDPSLKIGEGGCGSMYKGFLHHNNVAIKLLAPNCVQNHREFVEQVSCLSNLRHANIVILMGACREPWALVYEYLPGGTLEDRPALPWQMRIRIAMDICSALIFLHSTQPTGISHCDLSPKKLLLDANLTCKITDFSLLKKDTKSMKLELDVYSYGILVLYLLTGKQAALGIVKEVECALKIGALNSILDPLAGDCSYVQAEQLAHMALRCCSTNRNDCPDLASDVWRVLAPMRASCSSLSSFLLASPDQPPDCFICPILQEIMEDPHFAADGFTYEAEAIKGWLESGHDTSPMTNMNLANLNLIPNRALRSVIKEWQQFTSTQ; encoded by the exons atgGATTCCAACAAAATATATGTAGCAATTGGAGAAGATGTTGAAGAAAGAGAATCAACTCTTAGATGGGTTTTGAATGGGTTTATGGAATATACTATTTGTGTTATTTATGTTCATGTGCCCGCCAAGAGGATTCCTTTGCCAA GTGGTTTAGAACTTCCTGTGCGTTTAGTCAGGAAAAATGAACTTGAAGCATTCAGAGCACAGGAAACAGAAAAGGTGCTACAAATTCTTGATGATTGTATCAAAATGTGTGCTGTACTTCGA GTGTCTTGTCAGACGACATTTGTTGAGAAGGATTCCATAACGGAGGGAATATTGGAGCTCATATATCAGCTGAGAATACAAAAACTAGTGATGGGTGCGGCAGCCAACCATAAATATTGGAG GGGGATGACAAAACTGAGGTCACGGAAGGCGACAAATGTGCTTCAGTTTGCTCCTGACTTCTGTCATGTCTGGTTCATATGCAAAGAACATCTGATCTATAAAAG GGAGAGTGTGTTGGAACAAAGTGTTATGGAACAAAGTCTTTATACTGAAGAGATGCTGCCAAATTCATCTGAGATTGATAATCAATCTGACTTTGGAATCCCTTTTAGTCAAGAACCACTGACCCATTTGAGACATTCTGTACTCTGTGATCATGAACGAAGTCCCGTTAAACCTGGCCAATCATCAACGGTCAGTTATTCACAGTCATTATCTGGTATCATTTTACCCGTTTCATCATTTGTCAATGAAGATTTCACTGAACAACATGTAGCCGAGTTTTCTAACGTGCCTCAGAGCCGTAATCAGCATCTAGGTTCATCATCTCCTTCA GCAAAACCAGTCGAAAGCCCTTGCTACGAAGAACTGAGACTGAAGAAAGTGATGAAGGAAGAAGCTGCAAACATGAAGAAGATGCTCTCTAAGGTATCACTGAAACTCACAGAAGCCCTGAGTCACAAGATGTCACTTGAAAGACAAGTTGAGAAATGCCATCTCAAGTTAGAGAACTTGGAGAGGAAACTATTCTCTGAAATGGCATTgtctcaaaaatacaaaaatgagcgcTACAAGTTGCAGATAGAACACGACGGTGTTCTCAGAGAAATTCAAGAGTTGAAACAACCTCAGAGATTCCTTTTCGAGTTCCCTTACTTTGAACTCCAGAAAGCCACTAACTGCTTTGACCCATCCCTTAAAATAGGAGAGGGAGGCTGTGGGAGTATGTACAAAGGCTTCCTTCATCATAATAACGTGGCAATTAAGCTTCTTGCCCCTAACTGTGTGCAAAATCATCGCGAATTTGTTGAACAG GTCAGCTGTCTAAGTAATCTTCGACATGCAAACATTGTTATTCTCATGGGTGCCTGTCGAGAGCCTTGGGCTCTCGTTTATGAGTATCTTCCTGGTGGGACCCTTGAGGACCGACCTGCATTGCCCTGGCAAATGAGAATCCGGATAGCCATGGATATCTGTTCTGCACTCATATTCCTTCATTCAACCCAACCTACTGGCATTTCCCATTGTGACTTGTCGCCCAAGAAACTACTCCTTGATGCAAACTTAACCTGCAAGATAACTGATTTTAGTCTACTCAAAAAGGACACGAAATCAATGAAGCTTGAGTTAGATGTATATTCTTATGGGATTTTAGTGTTGTATTTATTGACCGGAAAACAAGCAGCCTTGGGGATAGTTAAGGAAGTGGAGTGTGCTTTGAAGATAGGTGCTCTTAATAGCATATTGGACCCTCTTGCTGGAGACTGTTCTTATGTTCAGGCTGAACAACTGGCACACATGGCTTTAAGGTGCTGCAGTACAAACAGAAATGACTGCCCTGACCTTGCATCTGATGTTTGGAGGGTTCTTGCACCTATGCGAGCCTCATGTTCGAGCTTATCCTCATTTTTGCTGGCTTCTCCGGACCAACCACCTGATTGTTTCATATGCCCCATTCTCCAG GAAATAATGGAGGATCCACATTTTGCTGCTGATGGGTTTACATATGAAGCAGAGGCTATTAAAGGCTGGCTCGAAAGCGGACACGATACTTCACCTATGACTAATATGAATCTTGCAAATCTTAATCTTATTCCTAATCGTGCTCTTCGGTCAGTGATTAAAGAATGGCAACAGTTTACATCAACTCAGTAA
- the LOC141605115 gene encoding U-box domain-containing protein 33-like isoform X7 — protein MCAVLRVSCQTTFVEKDSITEGILELIYQLRIQKLVMGAAANHKYWRGMTKLRSRKATNVLQFAPDFCHVWFICKEHLIYKRESVLEQSVMEQSLYTEEMLPNSSEIDNQSDFGIPFSQEPLTHLRHSVLCDHERSPVKPGQSSTVSYSQSLSGIILPVSSFVNEDFTEQHVAEFSNVPQSRNQHLGSSSPSAKPVESPCYEELRLKKVMKEEAANMKKMLSKVSLKLTEALSHKMSLERQVEKCHLKLENLERKLFSEMALSQKYKNERYKLQIEHDGVLREIQELKQPQRFLFEFPYFELQKATNCFDPSLKIGEGGCGSMYKGFLHHNNVAIKLLAPNCVQNHREFVEQVSCLSNLRHANIVILMGACREPWALVYEYLPGGTLEDRPALPWQMRIRIAMDICSALIFLHSTQPTGISHCDLSPKKLLLDANLTCKITDFSLLKKDTKSMKLELDVYSYGILVLYLLTGKQAALGIVKEVECALKIGALNSILDPLAGDCSYVQAEQLAHMALRCCSTNRNDCPDLASDVWRVLAPMRASCSSLSSFLLASPDQPPDCFICPILQEIMEDPHFAADGFTYEAEAIKGWLESGHDTSPMTNMNLANLNLIPNRALRSVIKEWQQFTSTQ, from the exons ATGTGTGCTGTACTTCGA GTGTCTTGTCAGACGACATTTGTTGAGAAGGATTCCATAACGGAGGGAATATTGGAGCTCATATATCAGCTGAGAATACAAAAACTAGTGATGGGTGCGGCAGCCAACCATAAATATTGGAG GGGGATGACAAAACTGAGGTCACGGAAGGCGACAAATGTGCTTCAGTTTGCTCCTGACTTCTGTCATGTCTGGTTCATATGCAAAGAACATCTGATCTATAAAAG GGAGAGTGTGTTGGAACAAAGTGTTATGGAACAAAGTCTTTATACTGAAGAGATGCTGCCAAATTCATCTGAGATTGATAATCAATCTGACTTTGGAATCCCTTTTAGTCAAGAACCACTGACCCATTTGAGACATTCTGTACTCTGTGATCATGAACGAAGTCCCGTTAAACCTGGCCAATCATCAACGGTCAGTTATTCACAGTCATTATCTGGTATCATTTTACCCGTTTCATCATTTGTCAATGAAGATTTCACTGAACAACATGTAGCCGAGTTTTCTAACGTGCCTCAGAGCCGTAATCAGCATCTAGGTTCATCATCTCCTTCA GCAAAACCAGTCGAAAGCCCTTGCTACGAAGAACTGAGACTGAAGAAAGTGATGAAGGAAGAAGCTGCAAACATGAAGAAGATGCTCTCTAAGGTATCACTGAAACTCACAGAAGCCCTGAGTCACAAGATGTCACTTGAAAGACAAGTTGAGAAATGCCATCTCAAGTTAGAGAACTTGGAGAGGAAACTATTCTCTGAAATGGCATTgtctcaaaaatacaaaaatgagcgcTACAAGTTGCAGATAGAACACGACGGTGTTCTCAGAGAAATTCAAGAGTTGAAACAACCTCAGAGATTCCTTTTCGAGTTCCCTTACTTTGAACTCCAGAAAGCCACTAACTGCTTTGACCCATCCCTTAAAATAGGAGAGGGAGGCTGTGGGAGTATGTACAAAGGCTTCCTTCATCATAATAACGTGGCAATTAAGCTTCTTGCCCCTAACTGTGTGCAAAATCATCGCGAATTTGTTGAACAG GTCAGCTGTCTAAGTAATCTTCGACATGCAAACATTGTTATTCTCATGGGTGCCTGTCGAGAGCCTTGGGCTCTCGTTTATGAGTATCTTCCTGGTGGGACCCTTGAGGACCGACCTGCATTGCCCTGGCAAATGAGAATCCGGATAGCCATGGATATCTGTTCTGCACTCATATTCCTTCATTCAACCCAACCTACTGGCATTTCCCATTGTGACTTGTCGCCCAAGAAACTACTCCTTGATGCAAACTTAACCTGCAAGATAACTGATTTTAGTCTACTCAAAAAGGACACGAAATCAATGAAGCTTGAGTTAGATGTATATTCTTATGGGATTTTAGTGTTGTATTTATTGACCGGAAAACAAGCAGCCTTGGGGATAGTTAAGGAAGTGGAGTGTGCTTTGAAGATAGGTGCTCTTAATAGCATATTGGACCCTCTTGCTGGAGACTGTTCTTATGTTCAGGCTGAACAACTGGCACACATGGCTTTAAGGTGCTGCAGTACAAACAGAAATGACTGCCCTGACCTTGCATCTGATGTTTGGAGGGTTCTTGCACCTATGCGAGCCTCATGTTCGAGCTTATCCTCATTTTTGCTGGCTTCTCCGGACCAACCACCTGATTGTTTCATATGCCCCATTCTCCAG GAAATAATGGAGGATCCACATTTTGCTGCTGATGGGTTTACATATGAAGCAGAGGCTATTAAAGGCTGGCTCGAAAGCGGACACGATACTTCACCTATGACTAATATGAATCTTGCAAATCTTAATCTTATTCCTAATCGTGCTCTTCGGTCAGTGATTAAAGAATGGCAACAGTTTACATCAACTCAGTAA